In Tenebrio molitor chromosome 1, icTenMoli1.1, whole genome shotgun sequence, the sequence CTGTCTAATTTCCACTAATCTGCAACAGTCGAGGCGACAATACCATATCTAAGTCAAATGTCAAACAGTCAAAGGATTTTAACGTGAATTCGTAAAAATTGGATTAAGGTTGTTGTTTCTATTGTGGATGTGAGCCCCCAACTCTGTACTACCAAATTAACTTTGTTGTACACGATatgcaaccagtaaaacataatttgtcaaagttgGTACCACTTAAGCGATACTTGTCCTTCCAAGGATTCGAGAATTGTCCTTAAGCAAGCCTCGACAACACTTTGTCGTAGTGGGGGTCATTTGCGACGTGCCCAACACAAATCTGCAAATCGTTTAACTGTCAATCTTGACAGTCCCACGCGCGCGCAAATTCAAACATGGAACATTTGTTGTTGGCACTCTGGCAGTTCTTATCTTTTAGATCAGTCTTTTTTCGAATTGTGCGATTAGCCGGCTCGCCAGAATTGCAACGACCATGGAAATCTCCACAACAAGAGACACGCACTGGTACCACCACGAAGGACTGCGGGTTTGTCACCACTTTGGCAATACCAAGTCTAAAGTACGTTTCGTAGCCCCCGGGACTGGTGCTCGACAGTGACATAGTGGCAGCTGTGACGAACAACGACGTACGCGTCCTGCAGTATTTGAGAGAAGCCGGTATGTCCTTCAGAGGCTGCGACAGCCACTACAACAACCTCCTCCACTtggtcgtaaagacgcacacTCGGGAGAGGCCTCTGTACTGTCGCAACAGCAATCTGACCGGTTAAGTCAGTTTTTCGTTTTTAGGAACGACGTTTTCGATTACGTCCTCACCCTGGAGGAGGTCCCCAAAGAGGCGTTCAATCTGGACAAGAACACGCCCTTGATGGAGGCCTTCTCGCGGGGTCCCGACACCGAAGAGTTCGCCCTCAAGATGTTGCTTTTGGGCTGCGACATCCCCAAAGGTTTTATCAATTCCAACACGGCTCTCCACTGGGCGGTGTATAACAAGTGGCTCGACGTGTCCGTGTGGCTCATCGAGAGGGGGGCGAAGGTGGACAGCCGTAACGGGATGGGGGAGACTCCTCTGCACCTCGCCTGTCACACCAGGTTCGACCGGGGTATCGAGATGCTGCTCTTCCACGGGTCCGACCCTGCAGTTGTCTTCACCACGATTCCCAGTGACTCCCCCCACGTGAATGTCATCGAAGACAACTACAACGTGGCGCTGCAGATGAGCCGCCCCGTCCGGGAGATCGTGGTCGATCACATGATCAGGCACAGGAGGAAGACGTTTCAACTGTCCACGGTGGCGGCAATGGGGCAGCTGAAGACGGAAGGGTTCAATCGGTTTCTCGAGGTTGTCACGGACATCCAGTACCCCGTCCACGCTATGAACACCCCCTACGTCATCCACTCCTGCAACCTCAAGAAGAACTTCCCCAAGATCATCAACTGGAGGCCCGAGAGCTTCGTTCTGTTCTTGAACAAGTTTCCTCACGTCATCGAGGACGTCTTCCACGAATGCAACCTGGCGATTTCTTTTAAATGCACGGCCAAGAAGAACAACGCAGATGACTACTTCGCCAACATGTCCACCTTCCTGCAGAGCGACCTGTGCGGAAAACTCATCGACGTGATCATTTCTCATTCGTTCATAATCGGCGACATCATTTTGAGCTTCAACGTTCACCCCTATCACGAAAAAATCACCGAACTTATCTGGATGGCTCTGTGCAAAGGAGTGGTATTGACCTCCGACGACATCCAACAGATTTTTCCCAGATTTGGGTACGGAACGTTCTTCAGTCATTTGATCCGCACCGAAATTCATCCCTTAAGAAAACTGAGACGCATAGCAGTTCTGCCAGAGTTTTTCTACGACATGACGATGACCGTTGACAGGCTGTACCAGGACTTTCGTGACTACTTTCCGAGTAGTATTTATTCGCTTTTGCATCATTTTGCTTTGCCCAAGTTGGTCGAGTTTTGTCAGAAGAACGTACACAACAGTATGGTCCAGGATAAGATTAAAACTTTGCCCCAGATCCCCTTGCTGCAAGAGCTCGCCAGGAACGAGGTGCGAAGGCACATTATTGACTCCTTTCGGATCAGCACGTCGATGCAATTTTATAACACACTTAGAAGACTTTATATCCCTTGCATCGTCGAGAAGATGATCACTCTGGAATATCCACTCTATGCTTAGTATCGGGAAGAAATTATCTTCTCTTGGACAGGGTGTAGTGTCCAAAGCGTTGCAAAATATTCTTAGTTTCTTAATCATGACTCAATAAATgcttttttccaaatttgaatcggatttttatttttgtgagaCGTCTTCAAATATGCTCATTCCACGGCCTCCAAGATACacaagagacgagtctcttatgagacgagtctcttatgtatctaggaggccgtggctCATTCgattaaagtccattcaaaaatcaaaaaaccaccaacgtcgcattttcctcgataattactatcggcaaccctgtctagtgtaaaatttggtgagacttttaattttgaggttaaatgtttattaagtgtcttctttttctgggcatgtttaagtaaaaataataagaatcaataaataaatgaaacgtgctgctaataaaacaatatgaacgaaattcaaagcaattgaattttgttttgaatcaaataaatgtcataatttatagtcaccaacatagtatgaaaaaatatctacctagggttatttaaattttaccaacctaaagcaacaggtggtggttttttgatttttgaatggactttatacagtgtggaataaaatggtttacatctagttacctttggaatttttgcacatgtaaattttcctgtaccgctctactttttttttcgaagtgccgaactacggggtgatcaagaatgactgagtctgttggtaacaatgaaatttggcaaatttaaaatttaccaacgaaggttcttttttgtaatagtataaacataacctgcataaccaagaatgtttttaatgtcatctcaagttaaaaaatccggtcagtgcgtggtcagtgccaattactagacaaaaatcaccagtattttcaattgtttcattgccaacagactcagtcattgttgatcacgctgtattagttctgtcaataaatgtcatcaatcgaattgacaattgttacaatttactaaattgaattaacaaacattGGTGGCcattttcaacactagctgtgacttgcttttgttagctcttttttaatttcaatctcaactttgcattcatatcatgccttcgcaataaatcacatttggaatttggattattttgaggttaggctttcatttttttgtagagcggcatttcgaatttttacaagggtaatgcaaaggtaactaaattattattccacactgtatgtaGTTCGTTTTGTCACTGTTGGCGCTACGAAAGCTTCACAGTCAAAGCTATTGTCCGTTCACAGTCACAGTCACAGTTCACAGCGTCAACAATATGTCAAAAGTAAAATAACGGCGTCCAGAATTTGATGGCACGACAAAGGATTAGTAAAATACTTCCATGAGTGTTTATTTGACATAAGTTAAGTCTGCTTTAGCGGAAAAGTTTCGAAGTGTGGAGGTGGCGGTTTTTGTGGCTGAAGTCGACGGTTTTGACCATGGCCATGGTTTTGAAGAGTCTGGTTAAGACGCTctctttcttttaattttagggGGTGTTCCCTCTTTTTTAGATTCCTTAGGTCATGATCAAGGTCATGGTTTTGAAGAGTCTGGTTAAGACGCTctctttcttttaatttaagGAGGTGCttcctctttttttttgtcagctGGTTCTATAGTTTTACAAGTTTTGTTGGTTACTTTTAGCGTCTTATTTTGCGGTGTTTGTTGTTCAACACAAATTTCGACCAACAACAAAAGAATTATAACGATTTTATCTGAACCATTTGttagaataaaataatcaaaaaagcTCGAAACAAAACTACGCAAAGGATTCCATTTTCAGCGTGACCAACCTtgtgaaatttgacatttgaaaattgtgtGGTGTTAAAGTAGGTTGAATATTGgttaaaagaattttttttttgttaacggGGTTTCTCGCAGAGGCTAGACAAGATCTTGGCATTGCTGTCGAAATATTTGATTTCGTTGTAAATCGCGAATTATTGGATCGAAACGATCGTCTCGTTTGGAGGTTATGTAAGAGTACTGTCGCGGGCAAACTTCATGACACCTCTGAATGGCTTTGGTTGAACGTAAGTAGGTATCGATATTATTCAAACCTCACTGcttttttaccatttaatCAAAACAAAGTACGTAACAAGAAACGATGAACAAATATTATTCCTACTGGTCTTCAAAAAAATTCGCAAAATTCGTCTCGGCCTCGTTCAGTTTGCACACCATTAGCTTCAGCATCAAATTGCACCTCCTCAGCAACTTATTCTTTTGTTTGGCCATTTTGGAGCACTGGGCCATTTTAAGGTCGAGTTTGGCGGCCCCCTCCTTTTCGACTTGGAATGCGAACATCAACCGGACGAAATCCGCCATTTTGTCTATTCGTTTCTCGTCGACGAAATGAAACTGGTCCCCGACGAAGTGTCCCTTGAAGAACAACTCGATCTCATCGTCGACGTACGTCTTCAGCACGAACTGCCTGCACACCCCGAGCATCATCTCGGTCTCGTGTTGGGTCAGCTCGGCTTGCTCCATTTCCGACTGGTTCATGTTTCTCACGATGCAGGACACTATGAACCTCATCGAGTTGAGCCTGCTCTTCTGCACCCCAATCGAGTTGGCGTAGCGAAACTCGTCGGCTTTGGCGGTGACGGGACTCTTCTCTTTTTCTCCGCCTCTCATGCGTTCGACTCGGGCCCTGACCAAGCGCGGAAGGTATCGGAAGCGCTCTTGGACGTAGTCGCCGACGGTGTAGCTCTCGGGCTCGACCGAGAACTCTAGCTGGGCCTTCATGTAGGCCATTATGATGACGATTATGTAGACGAAGAGAATGATCTGCATGAGGAGGAGGTACAAGGCGAAGTAGTAATAGGAGACGTCGATGCCTAGGTAGTCGCTGAGATCGAACTGGTCGGGTTTCAACGAGAGTTGGATCAGCGTGGCGACGATTTTGATGAACGTGGACAACTCCGGGAACTCGTTGCCGTAGATCAGGATCCCGCTGAGTCCGAAGGCTGTGAGGATGACGGCAAAGGCGAAAGTGACGGCGAACAACGGAAACGCCGCCATCGACAAGGTTCTTTCCGTTATCCTGAAGAAGAGGCCAAAGCGGAGGAACTTCCAGAGGCGCGCCGTGGCGATGCAGATGAGGATCCCGGCGAAGAAAGTGAGGAAGTCCTCGACGTAGAGGAGCGAGAAGTAGCTGACGAACTCGTTGTGCTTCACCTTCTCCAACTCGTTGAGGTAGTCCTCGACCATGTGCATCCGCAGGACGAACATGGAGATGCATATTATGCTCATCACATTGATGAGCAAGTCGATCATGAGCCAGACTCGCTTGTAGAACGTCGTGATATGCTTGATTATGCCGACCGAGAGTTTGAGCATCAACAACACCACCCAAACCGTGaacaaaatgaagaaaatgatCGTCATGATTTCGACTTCGTTCTCGACGAACAGCATCCGGACCACGTTGATCTGCAAAAGAAACAAACCGCTCAGGCTGGACTTAGTTCGAGACACTCTCTCTACCTCGGTGAAGCTCGAGGTGTATCCCGTGGCGCTGTCCTCCAACAGCAAGCTGACCGCGATGAAAATGTTGTAGTTGGCGTTGTACAGCAGGAATTCGATGAAGAGACTTCGCGTCCTATGGTCGATCCAGAAAGTCTCCACCAATCTGTGCAGATTGACGTAGGAGTTGTAAAGGGTGCGACCCAGGAAGGCCACGTAGCCGCCTCCACCGTACGTCGCTATTCGACCTACGACACACGTTTCACCACCAGGTCGATGCTCACTTGTCACGTACCTATTATGGCGAGAGTGGCCGTGTCGGCCGTGGTCGAGTACGCCCAGATCGAGTGGAGTCTGTCGTATTGGTGCGCCTCGGAATGGGCGTTGGTCCATCTGGGGCCGAAAGTCCTTTTCTCCGCAAAGGAGAGCGCGAACTCGGGCAGACACGTCACGTTCATGAACTTCATCAGTTTGGGCACCACGCACACGTCCGTCGTCAACCGGTGTTGCCTCAATCGGGCAACTCCGATGAACTTGTTGGCGTTGTCTATCATCAAACCGCTGCCGGAGATCGTCAAGTTCTCGTACCAATAGATCGGTTGCATCGTGGGAATGAGAGTGTCGTTGAGGTAGTCGTAAATCCTGCGACACACTCTGCTGCACGTTCGGCCGTCGACGGTTCGCAAAAACTTACTGCATCAAGGTGCGAATTTTCGAAAACGCCAATGTTCTGGTGTGCTCACCTTGAAGCATACTCTCCACTTCGGCCTTGCTGACGGTGGTGAGATTGCCCTTGTTGACCAAGATGACGATGTACAAGATGATGTTGTAGACTCCGTACATGAACAGGTCCTCCAAGTCGTCATAGATGCCGCGACGAAGCTGCCCCACGATTCTTCTTCGCTTTAAAGAACAGAATTTAGAGCAAAAATTGTCAAGAGCGAGACTTACTGTGATTTGGATGGCCTTCAGTGGTTTGTACAGATGAGAGATGAACGGTCGTAACAAGGCTGCGTCGAACTTCCTGTACAGGACCATCCGCTGGGTATCTATCATCTTCAAGTAGCTGTCCATCTTGGTGTCCAGACGGAGCGTCTGAAACAACGTTGTTTGGAGGGTTTGTCTGACAACGGTCGCGCTTTACCATTTTGAACCTGCAGAAGAACGTCTGGACGATGTTCAACAGGTTTTCCCAAACTATTATGTTGATCAGAATGGCCAACAGGCAAGAAGTCAACCAGACCAAACTGCTGACGACGGGCACCCAAAATCCATAAACGAGCAAAAACGATGTCGAAATAACGATCAAGGTGACGAGCGTCAACCTAGGTCACGTCTGAGTCTAGAACATTTATTCCGGGAAGATACTCACCAGCAGAAAGTCGTCACTTTGAGCTTCTTCGTGTAGACTTTCCTTAACGCGGAGAACTGAATGTCTGAAAATCTGGAATGGCGAATCAGGATGTTGCAAGTCTCCAAAAGCAGGTCTCACCTGAAGAGCCAAGCCAGTGTGACGTGGACCAGAAACGCCACAGAAGAAGAGAAAAGCGCAGCAGACACGACGCGCCCGGGAATGTAGTACCTCTCGTACGGATCGATCGAATCCCTAAATTCAAGGGTCGGTATTCCCAAGTACACCAACACCAGCACGTATATCATGAGAATGTTGGAGAACACGGTGGTGAGTCTCGCCACGTAAGTGAAATTGTTTTCGCCGGCGGACAACTGCCAAGTGTGGAAGCGATTACAGCACCGGAACGTGTTGAATATGCTGCCCTCTCCTTCCTCTTCAGCCGAAAGCTTTTGCAAGTACACCTGCCCCTTTTTCTCGACGGACAGCCAAGCCTTCACTCCGAAGTACCACTGCGTTCTTTTTTGCATGTCATACACGACCACGTCCTTGCAACACCTGTCGATTTTCTTTAGATGAAAATTTATACGCGACTGGACATAGTACCAAGATGGACTCGCTCCGGTGCAGTCGTACCACAACTCGATCATCCGAACAATACCTAGATATTTCTCCGTCGTCAACACGAACGTATCCTGGCCTTGCCTCTGAAGCAGGAGCATTTCGGGGTCGGGGTAGTTGAGCACGTGGGGCTATGACACCGTTAAGATAATTCTTGCAAGAACGATGGTACGAACCTCGCTCGCCGCTTTGGTTCCCACTAGTCTGATGACCACGTTGGATGTGGTACCAGCGTTCCTCGCGTTTTCTGTTCTGACGACGACCAAATAGACGTAGCGGTGGGCCTTGTTGTTGtcggacaagaaataaatttgtttgggTTTTTTGAAAACCTTTAGTATAATCAGGACGCAGTAGAGAAGGACGGTGACGGCTAGAGTGCCGAAGATGACGTGACATGACTGCAACTCGAGACGTATCTCGACGGGAAACACTTCCTGCACGTCCGACTGTACGTTTTGGACGTAGCCAGCGATGACGGAGAAGTGGTGACACTCGCAGTTGATGTATTTGTCGGTGTTGAACAGCCCCGGCTAGAACGGCTCGAAAACTTGTTTGTCTCACCTGATTTTCGACATTTTACCTGGCACTCGTTCTTCCAAATGCGCAAGTTGCGTTTCCAGCGTATGCAAAAGGATGATGTGAAGCTCACGCTGTAGAATAGTGTTGACGGCGTGGCCAATTCCCCTTTGCCGGGCAACACTCCAAGATAGATCCAGACGTCGTAATGACGATAGTTGGTCAGTCGCAGTTCGGGAAGTTCCTCGGTCACCGTCGTGTTGTGCTCGAAGTCCTCGATGGaaggaaaattgaaattcttcAGGACCACCTGTTCAAACGGGTGTCGGATATTTCGAGGGATTCACGTCAGGAACGTACCTCGATCTGGTCAGTCACGTTGTGGAAGTTAACGTGCAAGACTGAGTGTTTTGGAAGTCTAATCCTGTGGACTCGTATGTGCGGATTTAGGTCTCTACCGGTGATGGATGCGTAACCCACCGGCACCGTCACGTTTCCCGTCACGATCTCCAGTTCGAAGTTTGTGATGTTCTTCACTTCCATCAAGATGTTGACCGGAGCCTTGAAATTCCTGATGCGTTTCTTGCAAGTCGAGTGCCAAAACTGGACGTTGACGATGCTTGTGGCCACCCTGGTCTTGGCGTGATTCCACCACATCAGGTCTCTAGTCCAGAGAGAGACCTAGAAGGTGGTTGAACAAGTGCGCAGTCATCGCAGCGTTATTACCAGGATGTCGAAAGGGTGGTCGTTGAGGTCGAAGTCTTGGGAGGGGATGAGGATGCAGTCCAGCACTTGAATCTTGGTCTTGGAGAAGTTTATGCCCTCGTCCTTCACGACTAGAGTGGCCGAGTGCTTGCCGGAGCTCTTGACGAAGTGCTCTCCTATCGCCGTGGTCAGCGCCAGCGACTTGGCGGCGATCGAAGTGGCGTTGATGATGTTCTCCGTGACTGCGTGCAACTAATAGGGAATTGCAACACCGAAACCGGTACTTGTACGTACGTTCACCAAATGGTCACCGTAGTCGTCACCGAAGTCGATATAGTTCGGGTAGTGGTCGATGACGTCCTCCTCCAGTTTCCCTTCGGGGATTTCTTCTACCGAAATGTTGAAC encodes:
- the LOC138127804 gene encoding polycystin family receptor for egg jelly-like isoform X3 — encoded protein: MFTAWIAEICVLFCILDCSNGLKDSVRKSKEPMILSGYPTLGNCLKQMSEAKEQYFLIKNGFSLRPIWSEPKEEEYYRYDAVIFTYITYRWSLDAIPSVTHRDKVFLDRFMNKEGIVRFRRFTATPGQYETTLYPRPTKDSPFVFPLHNTTCYFVVETLKPVIVLEGGIYRMVPENTEIQLNAKDSMNLDKPLNDKNLQSLRFNWQCTQKFASGFCPGGPISAEPSLTIPAEHVTLNNVFNVTLTVKTNNNARDTVTQTIEVVANAAKLRISCEKNCPPVTDAANNQMQTYFRAICEKNCDAHGDEHYEWEIVPREGGDDFSFDYNKNTHFGRIGPKFIVSKDVLKPATEYLVTLRLKNAPRKGKTTMAVKYAVIPAVESCEIRPPSGKSLHTKFTLNCIEVPPPDKNNFYELYVDETLRERVLSGFYPDVFRISFLLPPSTGRHFKVRITKGAGPAIFKDVHPRVDAAWEGKSTAETLDTYQKFAMGDGKTKSIASLIASGDEEEKENGIKKFSAIVNELITEKTSNETFQFAKNVSYTVVNTLLESPPESVSQLILVSDALTNLIEHNELTKSDPLLAKLASSVCRLMVNNHAEEVKRQRFPLNNEAQFNRIGNVMTRCFEANVKENFDLLLPIKFNISVEEIPEGKLEEDVIDHYPNYIDFGDDYGDHLVNLHAVTENIINATSIAAKSLALTTAIGEHFVKSSGKHSATLVVKDEGINFSKTKIQVLDCILIPSQDFDLNDHPFDILVSLWTRDLMWWNHAKTRVATSIVNVQFWHSTCKKRIRNFKAPVNILMEVKNITNFELEIVTGNVTVPVGYASITGRDLNPHIRVHRIRLPKHSVLHVNFHNVTDQIEVVLKNFNFPSIEDFEHNTTVTEELPELRLTNYRHYDVWIYLGVLPGKGELATPSTLFYSVSFTSSFCIRWKRNLRIWKNECQPGLFNTDKYINCECHHFSVIAGYVQNVQSDVQEVFPVEIRLELQSCHVIFGTLAVTVLLYCVLIILKVFKKPKQIYFLSDNNKAHRYVYLVVVRTENARNAGTTSNVVIRLVGTKAASEPHVLNYPDPEMLLLQRQGQDTFVLTTEKYLGIVRMIELWYDCTGASPSWCCKDVVVYDMQKRTQWYFGVKAWLSVEKKGQVYLQKLSAEEEGEGSIFNTFRCCNRFHTWQLSAGENNFTYVARLTTVFSNILMIYVLVLVYLGIPTLEFRDSIDPYERYYIPGRVVSAALFSSSVAFLVHVTLAWLFRFSDIQFSALRKVYTKKLKVTTFCWLTLVTLIVISTSFLLVYGFWVPVVSSLVWLTSCLLAILINIIVWENLLNIVQTFFCRFKMTLRLDTKMDSYLKMIDTQRMVLYRKFDAALLRPFISHLYKPLKAIQITRRRIVGQLRRGIYDDLEDLFMYGVYNIILYIVILVNKGNLTTVSKAEVESMLQGEHTRTLAFSKIRTLMQIYDYLNDTLIPTMQPIYWYENLTISGSGLMIDNANKFIGVARLRQHRLTTDVCVVPKLMKFMNVTCLPEFALSFAEKRTFGPRWTNAHSEAHQYDRLHSIWAYSTTADTATLAIIGRIATYGGGGYVAFLGRTLYNSYVNLHRLVETFWIDHRTRSLFIEFLLYNANYNIFIAVSLLLEDSATGYTSSFTEINVVRMLFVENEVEIMTIIFFILFTVWVVLLMLKLSVGIIKHITTFYKRVWLMIDLLINVMSIICISMFVLRMHMVEDYLNELEKVKHNEFVSYFSLLYVEDFLTFFAGILICIATARLWKFLRFGLFFRITERTLSMAAFPLFAVTFAFAVILTAFGLSGILIYGNEFPELSTFIKIVATLIQLSLKPDQFDLSDYLGIDVSYYYFALYLLLMQIILFVYIIVIIMAYMKAQLEFSVEPESYTVGDYVQERFRYLPRLVRARVERMRGGEKEKSPVTAKADEFRYANSIGVQKSRLNSMRFIVSCIVRNMNQSEMEQAELTQHETEMMLGVCRQFVLKTYVDDEIELFFKGHFVGDQFHFVDEKRIDKMADFVRLMFAFQVEKEGAAKLDLKMAQCSKMAKQKNKLLRRCNLMLKLMVCKLNEAETNFANFFEDQ
- the LOC138127804 gene encoding polycystin family receptor for egg jelly-like isoform X1 produces the protein MFTAWIAEICVLFCILDCSNGLKDSVRKSKEPMILSGYPTLGNCLKQMSEAKEQYFLIKNGFSLRPIWSEPKEEEYYRYDAVIFTYITYRWSLDAIPSVTHRDKVFLDRFMNKEGIVRFRRFTATPGQYETTLYPRPTKDSPFVFPLHNTTCYFVVETLKPVIVLEGGIYRMVPENTEIQLNAKDSMNLDKPLNDKNLQSLRFNWQCTQKFASGFCPGGPISAEPSLTIPAEHVTLNNVFNVTLTVKTNNNARDTVTQTIEVVANAAKLRISCEKNCPPVTDAANNQMQTYFRAICEKNCDAHGDEHYEWEIVPREGGDDFSFDYNKNTHFGRIGPKFIVSKDVLKPATEYLVTLRLKNAPRKGKTTMAVKYAVIPAVESCEIRPPSGKSLHTKFTLNCIEVPPPDKNNFYELYVDETLRERVLSGFYPDVFRISFLLPPSTGRHFKVRITKGAGPAIFKDVHPRVDAAWEGKSTAETLDTYQKFAMGDGKTKSIASLIASGDEEEKENGIKKFSAIVNELITEKTSNETFQFAKNVSYTVVNTLLESPPESVSQLILVSDALTNLIEHNELTKSDPLLAKLASSVCRLMVNNHAEEVKRQRFPLNNEAQFNRIGNVMTRCFEANVKENFDLLLPIKFNISVEEIPEGKLEEDVIDHYPNYIDFGDDYGDHLVNLHAVTENIINATSIAAKSLALTTAIGEHFVKSSGKHSATLVVKDEGINFSKTKIQVLDCILIPSQDFDLNDHPFDILVSLWTRDLMWWNHAKTRVATSIVNVQFWHSTCKKRIRNFKAPVNILMEVKNITNFELEIVTGNVTVPVGYASITGRDLNPHIRVHRIRLPKHSVLHVNFHNVTDQIEVVLKNFNFPSIEDFEHNTTVTEELPELRLTNYRHYDVWIYLGVLPGKGELATPSTLFYSVSFTSSFCIRWKRNLRIWKNECQPGLFNTDKYINCECHHFSVIAGYVQNVQSDVQEVFPVEIRLELQSCHVIFGTLAVTVLLYCVLIILKVFKKPKQIYFLSDNNKAHRYVYLVVVRTENARNAGTTSNVVIRLVGTKAASEPHVLNYPDPEMLLLQRQGQDTFVLTTEKYLGIVRMIELWYDCTGASPSWYYVQSRINFHLKKIDRCCKDVVVYDMQKRTQWYFGVKAWLSVEKKGQVYLQKLSAEEEGEGSIFNTFRCCNRFHTWQLSAGENNFTYVARLTTVFSNILMIYVLVLVYLGIPTLEFRDSIDPYERYYIPGRVVSAALFSSSVAFLVHVTLAWLFRFSDIQFSALRKVYTKKLKVTTFCWLTLVTLIVISTSFLLVYGFWVPVVSSLVWLTSCLLAILINIIVWENLLNIVQTFFCRFKMTLRLDTKMDSYLKMIDTQRMVLYRKFDAALLRPFISHLYKPLKAIQITRRRIVGQLRRGIYDDLEDLFMYGVYNIILYIVILVNKGNLTTVSKAEVESMLQGEHTRTLAFSKIRTLMQIYDYLNDTLIPTMQPIYWYENLTISGSGLMIDNANKFIGVARLRQHRLTTDVCVVPKLMKFMNVTCLPEFALSFAEKRTFGPRWTNAHSEAHQYDRLHSIWAYSTTADTATLAIIGRIATYGGGGYVAFLGRTLYNSYVNLHRLVETFWIDHRTRSLFIEFLLYNANYNIFIAVSLLLEDSATGYTSSFTEINVVRMLFVENEVEIMTIIFFILFTVWVVLLMLKLSVGIIKHITTFYKRVWLMIDLLINVMSIICISMFVLRMHMVEDYLNELEKVKHNEFVSYFSLLYVEDFLTFFAGILICIATARLWKFLRFGLFFRITERTLSMAAFPLFAVTFAFAVILTAFGLSGILIYGNEFPELSTFIKIVATLIQLSLKPDQFDLSDYLGIDVSYYYFALYLLLMQIILFVYIIVIIMAYMKAQLEFSVEPESYTVGDYVQERFRYLPRLVRARVERMRGGEKEKSPVTAKADEFRYANSIGVQKSRLNSMRFIVSCIVRNMNQSEMEQAELTQHETEMMLGVCRQFVLKTYVDDEIELFFKGHFVGDQFHFVDEKRIDKMADFVRLMFAFQVEKEGAAKLDLKMAQCSKMAKQKNKLLRRCNLMLKLMVCKLNEAETNFANFFEDQ
- the LOC138127804 gene encoding polycystin family receptor for egg jelly-like isoform X2, producing MFTWIAEICVLFCILDCSNGLKDSVRKSKEPMILSGYPTLGNCLKQMSEAKEQYFLIKNGFSLRPIWSEPKEEEYYRYDAVIFTYITYRWSLDAIPSVTHRDKVFLDRFMNKEGIVRFRRFTATPGQYETTLYPRPTKDSPFVFPLHNTTCYFVVETLKPVIVLEGGIYRMVPENTEIQLNAKDSMNLDKPLNDKNLQSLRFNWQCTQKFASGFCPGGPISAEPSLTIPAEHVTLNNVFNVTLTVKTNNNARDTVTQTIEVVANAAKLRISCEKNCPPVTDAANNQMQTYFRAICEKNCDAHGDEHYEWEIVPREGGDDFSFDYNKNTHFGRIGPKFIVSKDVLKPATEYLVTLRLKNAPRKGKTTMAVKYAVIPAVESCEIRPPSGKSLHTKFTLNCIEVPPPDKNNFYELYVDETLRERVLSGFYPDVFRISFLLPPSTGRHFKVRITKGAGPAIFKDVHPRVDAAWEGKSTAETLDTYQKFAMGDGKTKSIASLIASGDEEEKENGIKKFSAIVNELITEKTSNETFQFAKNVSYTVVNTLLESPPESVSQLILVSDALTNLIEHNELTKSDPLLAKLASSVCRLMVNNHAEEVKRQRFPLNNEAQFNRIGNVMTRCFEANVKENFDLLLPIKFNISVEEIPEGKLEEDVIDHYPNYIDFGDDYGDHLVNLHAVTENIINATSIAAKSLALTTAIGEHFVKSSGKHSATLVVKDEGINFSKTKIQVLDCILIPSQDFDLNDHPFDILVSLWTRDLMWWNHAKTRVATSIVNVQFWHSTCKKRIRNFKAPVNILMEVKNITNFELEIVTGNVTVPVGYASITGRDLNPHIRVHRIRLPKHSVLHVNFHNVTDQIEVVLKNFNFPSIEDFEHNTTVTEELPELRLTNYRHYDVWIYLGVLPGKGELATPSTLFYSVSFTSSFCIRWKRNLRIWKNECQPGLFNTDKYINCECHHFSVIAGYVQNVQSDVQEVFPVEIRLELQSCHVIFGTLAVTVLLYCVLIILKVFKKPKQIYFLSDNNKAHRYVYLVVVRTENARNAGTTSNVVIRLVGTKAASEPHVLNYPDPEMLLLQRQGQDTFVLTTEKYLGIVRMIELWYDCTGASPSWYYVQSRINFHLKKIDRCCKDVVVYDMQKRTQWYFGVKAWLSVEKKGQVYLQKLSAEEEGEGSIFNTFRCCNRFHTWQLSAGENNFTYVARLTTVFSNILMIYVLVLVYLGIPTLEFRDSIDPYERYYIPGRVVSAALFSSSVAFLVHVTLAWLFRFSDIQFSALRKVYTKKLKVTTFCWLTLVTLIVISTSFLLVYGFWVPVVSSLVWLTSCLLAILINIIVWENLLNIVQTFFCRFKMTLRLDTKMDSYLKMIDTQRMVLYRKFDAALLRPFISHLYKPLKAIQITRRRIVGQLRRGIYDDLEDLFMYGVYNIILYIVILVNKGNLTTVSKAEVESMLQGEHTRTLAFSKIRTLMQIYDYLNDTLIPTMQPIYWYENLTISGSGLMIDNANKFIGVARLRQHRLTTDVCVVPKLMKFMNVTCLPEFALSFAEKRTFGPRWTNAHSEAHQYDRLHSIWAYSTTADTATLAIIGRIATYGGGGYVAFLGRTLYNSYVNLHRLVETFWIDHRTRSLFIEFLLYNANYNIFIAVSLLLEDSATGYTSSFTEINVVRMLFVENEVEIMTIIFFILFTVWVVLLMLKLSVGIIKHITTFYKRVWLMIDLLINVMSIICISMFVLRMHMVEDYLNELEKVKHNEFVSYFSLLYVEDFLTFFAGILICIATARLWKFLRFGLFFRITERTLSMAAFPLFAVTFAFAVILTAFGLSGILIYGNEFPELSTFIKIVATLIQLSLKPDQFDLSDYLGIDVSYYYFALYLLLMQIILFVYIIVIIMAYMKAQLEFSVEPESYTVGDYVQERFRYLPRLVRARVERMRGGEKEKSPVTAKADEFRYANSIGVQKSRLNSMRFIVSCIVRNMNQSEMEQAELTQHETEMMLGVCRQFVLKTYVDDEIELFFKGHFVGDQFHFVDEKRIDKMADFVRLMFAFQVEKEGAAKLDLKMAQCSKMAKQKNKLLRRCNLMLKLMVCKLNEAETNFANFFEDQ